In Hamadaea flava, a genomic segment contains:
- a CDS encoding HAMP domain-containing protein has translation MTVQEEASVVAGFDDEAAWAQFAAALREVQQGSFEGRLPRLPGKAGEAADAFNDVAGLLARQNRELLRISRVVGREGRVTERLDEETFEGDWAEGITAINNLIDDLGRPTAEIARVIVAVAEGDLSQNMTLDIDGRPLRGEFATIGRTVNKMVSQLSSFAAEVTRVAREVGTEGKLGGQADVRGVSGTWRDLTDNVNLMASNLTNQVRSISSVTTAIAQGDLSQKITIAAGGEVADLADTINSLIITLRVFAEQVTRVAREVGTEGILGGQAEVPNVAGTWKDLTDAVNNMASNLTAQVRNISQVSTAVAQGDLSQKITVVAQGEILELKNTVNTMVDQLSSFADEVTRVAREVGSEGKLGGQAQVRGVSGTWRDLTENVNQLAGNLTAQVRNIAQVTTAVAQGDLSQKITVDARGEILELKSTVNTMVDQLSSFADEVTRVAREVGSEGKLGGQAQVRGVSGTWRDLTENVNQLAGNLTAQVRNIAQVTTAVAQGDLSQKITVDARGEILELKSTVNTMVDQLSSFADEVTRVAREVGSEGKLGGQAQVRGVAGTWRDLTDNVNFMASNLTAQVRNIAQVATAVAKGDLSQKITVVAQGEILELKDTVNTMVDQLSSFADEVTRVAREVGTEGKLGGQAQVRGVSGTWRDLTDNVNFMASNLTAQVRNIAQVTTSVAKGDLKQKITVDARGEILELKSTVNTMVDQLSSFADEVTRVAREVGTEGKLGGQAQVLGVSGTWKDLTENVNQLASTLTTQLRAIAQVSTAVTTGDLTQRIAVQAQGEVAELKDNINQMIITLGETTKENADQGWLDSNLARTGALLQGQRDLTEVCRMLMREVTPLVEAHLGAFFLFEPDGARPLRRVSAYGLGPGGEDATFDIGEGLIGQSAADLRTIRVSSVSGAEGQAIASGTAFIPVRDLVIVPVLFEGSLLGVIEFGSATAFSTLHLEFLDRLVATIGVALNTIRANRRTEELLDQSQRLAHELREQSAELQRTNAELEEKAAQLSEQNRNIEIKNREIELARLGLEEKAQQLAAASQYKSEFLANMSHELRTPLNSLLLLARLLADNSEDNLTDKQIEFARTIHNAGSDLMALIDDILDLSKIEAGRMDVDFGQVAFSEICAYAEQAFRPQTEEKALQLEVEVAPEMPDGMVTDAQRLQQILRNLMSNAVKFTDSGIVRLEIGLAHETEYEEPTLAAAPSVVAFRVSDTGIGIAPDKVAVIFDEFKQADGTTSRRYGGTGLGLSISRELARLLGGVITVSSTPGEGSVFTLLLPGSFLAGRVDRAPVAPARPALTIPARPVITPVPEPLPSSRFLLKRPSGGERGSVRLDGTTVLIVDDDVRNVFALTSALELHGMRVLYADNGSDGVRLLAGHPEIDIVLMDAMMPGQDGYETTRIIRRNPRLADLPVVFLTAKAMPGDREAAVAAGASDYITKPVDLDELLELMGTWVGPRKESE, from the coding sequence ATGACGGTGCAGGAAGAGGCGTCGGTCGTCGCTGGATTCGACGACGAGGCCGCCTGGGCGCAGTTCGCCGCCGCCCTTCGTGAAGTGCAGCAGGGCAGTTTCGAGGGCCGGCTGCCCCGATTGCCGGGCAAGGCCGGTGAAGCGGCTGACGCCTTCAACGACGTGGCCGGGTTACTCGCTCGGCAGAATCGGGAGCTTCTGCGCATTTCGCGCGTTGTCGGACGCGAAGGTCGAGTCACCGAGCGACTCGACGAGGAGACCTTCGAGGGCGACTGGGCCGAGGGCATCACCGCGATCAACAACCTGATCGACGACCTCGGCCGGCCGACGGCCGAGATCGCCCGCGTGATCGTGGCCGTCGCCGAGGGCGACCTCTCCCAGAACATGACGCTCGACATCGACGGGCGCCCGTTGCGAGGCGAGTTCGCGACCATCGGCCGCACGGTGAACAAGATGGTGAGCCAGCTGTCGAGCTTCGCCGCCGAGGTGACCCGGGTGGCCCGCGAGGTCGGCACCGAGGGCAAGCTGGGCGGTCAGGCCGACGTCCGGGGCGTCTCCGGCACCTGGCGTGACCTCACCGACAACGTGAACCTGATGGCGTCCAACCTGACCAACCAGGTGCGGTCGATCTCCTCCGTGACCACGGCGATCGCCCAGGGCGACCTGTCGCAGAAGATCACCATCGCGGCCGGCGGCGAGGTCGCCGACCTGGCCGACACGATCAACTCGCTGATCATCACCCTGCGGGTGTTCGCCGAGCAGGTGACCCGGGTGGCCCGCGAGGTCGGCACCGAGGGCATCCTCGGCGGCCAGGCCGAGGTGCCCAACGTCGCCGGGACCTGGAAAGACCTCACCGACGCCGTGAACAACATGGCGTCGAACCTGACCGCGCAGGTCCGCAACATCTCCCAGGTCTCCACGGCGGTGGCGCAGGGCGACCTGTCGCAGAAGATCACCGTGGTGGCCCAGGGGGAGATCCTGGAACTCAAGAACACTGTGAACACGATGGTGGATCAGCTGTCGAGTTTCGCCGACGAGGTGACGCGGGTTGCGCGTGAGGTGGGTTCGGAAGGCAAGCTGGGCGGTCAGGCTCAGGTGCGTGGGGTGTCGGGTACGTGGCGTGACCTGACGGAGAACGTGAATCAGCTGGCGGGGAATCTGACGGCGCAGGTGCGGAACATCGCGCAGGTGACGACGGCGGTGGCGCAGGGTGACCTGTCGCAGAAGATCACAGTGGACGCTCGGGGTGAGATTCTCGAGCTGAAGAGCACTGTGAACACGATGGTGGATCAGCTGTCGAGTTTCGCCGACGAGGTGACGCGGGTTGCGCGTGAGGTGGGTTCGGAAGGCAAGCTGGGCGGTCAGGCTCAGGTGCGTGGGGTGTCGGGTACGTGGCGTGACCTGACGGAGAACGTGAATCAGCTGGCGGGGAATCTGACGGCGCAGGTGCGGAACATCGCGCAGGTGACGACGGCGGTGGCGCAGGGTGACCTGTCGCAGAAGATCACAGTGGACGCTCGGGGTGAGATTCTCGAGCTGAAGAGCACTGTGAACACGATGGTGGATCAGCTGTCGAGTTTCGCCGACGAGGTGACGCGGGTTGCGCGTGAGGTGGGTTCGGAAGGCAAGCTCGGCGGCCAGGCTCAGGTGCGCGGAGTCGCCGGGACCTGGCGCGACCTGACCGACAACGTGAACTTCATGGCGTCCAACCTGACCGCCCAGGTGCGAAACATCGCCCAGGTCGCGACGGCCGTGGCGAAGGGCGACCTGTCGCAGAAGATCACCGTCGTGGCGCAAGGCGAGATCCTGGAGCTGAAGGACACCGTGAACACGATGGTGGATCAGCTGTCGAGTTTCGCCGACGAGGTGACGCGAGTCGCCCGCGAGGTCGGCACCGAGGGCAAGCTCGGCGGCCAGGCCCAGGTGCGCGGTGTCTCCGGGACCTGGCGCGACCTGACCGACAACGTGAACTTCATGGCGTCCAACCTGACCGCCCAGGTCCGCAACATCGCCCAGGTGACCACCTCGGTCGCGAAGGGCGACCTCAAGCAGAAGATCACAGTGGACGCCCGGGGTGAGATTCTCGAGCTGAAGAGCACTGTGAACACGATGGTGGATCAGCTGTCGAGTTTCGCCGACGAGGTGACCCGAGTCGCCCGCGAGGTCGGCACCGAGGGCAAGCTCGGCGGCCAGGCTCAGGTGCTCGGCGTCTCCGGCACGTGGAAAGACCTCACGGAGAACGTCAACCAGCTCGCCTCGACGCTGACCACGCAGCTGCGCGCGATCGCCCAGGTGTCCACGGCGGTGACGACGGGCGACCTGACCCAGCGGATCGCCGTCCAGGCGCAGGGCGAGGTGGCCGAGCTCAAGGACAACATCAACCAGATGATCATCACGCTCGGCGAGACCACCAAGGAGAACGCCGATCAGGGCTGGCTCGACTCGAACCTGGCCCGGACCGGCGCGCTGCTCCAGGGGCAGCGGGACCTGACCGAGGTCTGCCGGATGCTGATGCGTGAGGTCACGCCGCTGGTGGAGGCGCACCTCGGGGCGTTCTTCCTCTTCGAGCCGGACGGCGCTCGGCCGTTGCGCCGGGTGTCGGCGTACGGGTTGGGCCCGGGCGGCGAGGACGCCACGTTCGACATCGGCGAGGGCCTCATCGGCCAGTCCGCCGCCGATCTCCGGACCATCCGGGTCAGCAGTGTGTCCGGAGCGGAGGGGCAGGCGATCGCCTCCGGCACCGCCTTCATCCCGGTACGCGACCTCGTCATCGTCCCGGTGCTCTTCGAGGGCTCGCTGCTCGGCGTGATCGAGTTCGGCAGTGCGACGGCGTTCTCCACACTGCACCTGGAGTTCCTCGATCGACTGGTCGCCACCATCGGCGTCGCGCTCAACACGATCCGGGCCAACCGGCGTACGGAGGAACTGCTGGACCAGTCTCAGCGGCTGGCGCACGAGCTGCGCGAGCAGTCGGCCGAGTTGCAGCGGACCAACGCCGAGCTGGAGGAGAAGGCGGCTCAGCTGTCCGAGCAGAACCGCAACATCGAGATCAAGAACCGGGAGATCGAACTCGCCCGGCTCGGCCTGGAGGAGAAGGCCCAGCAGCTGGCGGCCGCCTCGCAGTACAAGTCGGAATTCCTGGCCAACATGAGCCACGAGCTGCGTACGCCGCTCAACTCGCTGTTGCTGCTGGCCCGGTTGCTGGCCGACAACTCCGAGGACAACCTGACCGACAAGCAGATCGAGTTCGCCCGCACCATCCACAACGCCGGGTCGGACCTGATGGCGCTCATCGACGACATCCTCGACCTGTCCAAGATCGAGGCCGGCCGGATGGACGTCGACTTCGGCCAGGTGGCGTTCTCCGAGATCTGCGCGTACGCCGAGCAGGCGTTCCGGCCGCAGACCGAGGAGAAGGCGCTCCAGCTGGAGGTCGAGGTCGCGCCGGAGATGCCGGACGGCATGGTGACCGACGCCCAGCGGCTCCAGCAGATCCTGCGCAACCTCATGTCGAACGCGGTCAAGTTCACCGACAGCGGCATCGTCCGGCTGGAGATCGGCCTCGCCCACGAGACCGAGTACGAGGAGCCCACGTTGGCCGCCGCGCCGTCGGTGGTGGCCTTCCGGGTCAGCGACACCGGCATCGGCATCGCGCCGGACAAGGTCGCCGTCATCTTCGACGAGTTCAAGCAGGCCGACGGCACGACCAGCCGGCGCTACGGCGGCACCGGGCTGGGCCTGTCGATCAGCCGGGAACTCGCCCGGCTGCTCGGCGGCGTCATCACCGTGTCGTCGACGCCCGGCGAGGGATCGGTGTTCACCTTGCTGCTGCCCGGCTCGTTCCTCGCGGGCCGCGTGGACCGCGCTCCGGTGGCCCCGGCACGGCCGGCGCTGACGATCCCGGCGCGGCCGGTGATCACCCCGGTGCCCGAGCCGTTGCCGTCCAGCCGTTTCCTGCTGAAGCGCCCGTCCGGTGGCGAGCGTGGCAGCGTCCGGCTCGACGGCACGACGGTGCTCATCGTCGACGACGACGTCCGCAACGTGTTCGCCCTGACCAGTGCGTTGGAGTTGCACGGCATGCGGGTCCTCTACGCCGACAACGGCTCCGACGGCGTACGCCTGCTGGCCGGGCACCCCGAGATCGACATCGTCCTGATGGACGCGATGATGCCGGGCCAGGACGGGTACGAGACGACCCGGATCATCCGGCGGAATCCGAGACTCGCCGATCTGCCGGTGGTCTTCCTGACCGCCAAGGCGATGCCGGGCGATCGGGAGGCGGCCGTGGCGGCGGGCGCGAGCGATTACATCACCAAGCCGGTCGACCTCGACGAGCTGCTCGAGCTGATGGGGACGTGGGTCGGCCCGCGGAAGGAGAGCGAATGA
- a CDS encoding NIPSNAP family protein — MPVLEIRTYRLKPGTRDEFVRVMREESAPLLAAAGIRVLDAGPSLVDEDGFEEAYLVRVFDSLDHRDAQEEAFYGSAVWREGPREAIVSRIETYHTIVVEVPEAVIANWRPAAP; from the coding sequence ATGCCCGTGCTGGAGATCCGCACCTATCGCCTCAAGCCTGGTACGCGAGACGAGTTCGTCCGCGTGATGCGGGAGGAGTCGGCGCCGCTGCTGGCCGCGGCCGGCATCCGCGTCCTCGACGCCGGACCGTCACTTGTGGACGAAGACGGTTTCGAGGAGGCGTACCTGGTGCGGGTGTTCGACTCGCTCGACCACCGGGACGCCCAGGAGGAAGCCTTCTACGGGTCGGCAGTCTGGCGCGAAGGGCCCCGCGAGGCCATCGTCTCCCGGATCGAGACCTATCACACGATCGTCGTCGAGGTCCCCGAGGCCGTCATCGCGAACTGGCGACCGGCAGCGCCGTGA
- a CDS encoding PP2C family protein-serine/threonine phosphatase, whose protein sequence is MPGVETQSDALRSVEDLLAVQRPEGSGRSARHFAQQLLRLLLPRLATPGVSVEVDRADGRGAITLAAAGRPPGEPSAALRVPLELTPPWTGDILIAPNEPAETRTLCRLAAQRLGTVLEHERLREADLRRREWLTYLVEVGDLLAHSIDTTLTEALIPRLIVPRLGDWCALLTISGGRPQVAAVAHVEETAASNMLSPHHELGRRLTSDELAEAVETGATTALSDPPACLVVPLLAHGRLLGALAVGHATTPDAETVTIAEEVARRAATALDNAHVHDERSQVARILQEALLPGDLPKLPGVDIGARYLPTGHYAEVGGDMYDVIPLPGGGCLAVVCDVAGKGIQAASATGIVREVLRALIADGKPVGEALAGLNTTMHARSDRHCTLALAEIAPAGDDHGDRAVTVYLAGHDQPILVRADGAVASAGKWGTALGVVARVHCPPERLTLHPGDALVFFTDGLTERRSGREFFGLHRMLDAAAQLAGNPADVIADGLATMALNFSAEPVRDDITVVAIRNDG, encoded by the coding sequence GTGCCAGGTGTGGAAACGCAGTCGGACGCGCTGCGATCGGTCGAAGATCTGCTGGCGGTTCAGCGCCCGGAGGGGTCCGGGCGCAGCGCCCGCCACTTCGCCCAGCAGCTCCTGCGCCTCCTGCTGCCCCGGCTCGCCACGCCCGGGGTGAGCGTCGAAGTCGACCGCGCGGACGGGCGTGGCGCGATCACGCTAGCGGCGGCCGGGCGGCCGCCCGGCGAGCCGAGCGCCGCGCTGCGCGTACCACTGGAATTGACGCCGCCCTGGACCGGCGACATCCTGATCGCGCCGAACGAGCCCGCCGAGACACGGACCCTGTGCCGCCTGGCCGCCCAGCGGCTGGGCACGGTACTGGAGCACGAGCGCCTGCGCGAGGCCGACCTGCGGCGGCGCGAGTGGCTCACCTACCTGGTGGAGGTCGGCGACCTGCTGGCGCATTCGATCGATACCACACTCACCGAGGCGTTGATCCCGCGGCTCATCGTCCCCCGGCTGGGTGACTGGTGCGCGCTGCTGACCATCTCCGGCGGCCGGCCGCAGGTCGCCGCGGTCGCCCACGTCGAGGAGACGGCCGCCTCCAACATGCTGTCGCCGCACCACGAGCTGGGCCGGCGGCTGACCTCGGACGAGCTGGCGGAGGCGGTCGAGACCGGCGCCACCACGGCGCTGTCCGATCCACCGGCCTGCCTGGTGGTGCCGCTGCTCGCGCACGGCCGGCTGCTCGGCGCGCTGGCCGTCGGCCACGCCACCACGCCTGACGCCGAGACCGTCACGATCGCGGAGGAAGTGGCCCGGCGCGCGGCGACCGCCCTGGACAACGCCCACGTCCACGACGAACGCAGCCAGGTCGCCCGCATCCTCCAGGAAGCCCTGCTCCCGGGCGACCTGCCCAAGCTGCCCGGCGTCGACATCGGCGCCCGCTACCTGCCCACCGGCCATTACGCCGAGGTCGGCGGCGACATGTACGACGTCATCCCGCTGCCCGGCGGCGGCTGCCTAGCGGTCGTCTGCGACGTCGCGGGCAAGGGCATCCAGGCGGCCAGCGCCACCGGCATCGTCCGCGAGGTGCTGCGCGCGCTGATCGCCGACGGCAAGCCGGTCGGCGAGGCGCTCGCCGGACTCAACACCACGATGCACGCCCGCTCCGACCGCCACTGCACCCTCGCGCTGGCGGAGATCGCGCCGGCCGGTGACGACCACGGCGATCGCGCGGTCACGGTCTATCTCGCCGGTCACGACCAGCCCATATTGGTACGCGCGGACGGCGCGGTCGCGTCCGCCGGCAAATGGGGGACGGCCCTGGGCGTGGTGGCTCGCGTCCACTGTCCACCCGAACGGCTGACCCTGCACCCCGGCGACGCGCTCGTCTTCTTCACCGACGGCCTCACCGAACGCCGCAGCGGCCGGGAGTTCTTCGGCCTGCACCGTATGCTGGACGCCGCCGCGCAACTCGCCGGCAATCCGGCCGACGTCATCGCCGACGGGCTGGCGACGATGGCGCTCAACTTCTCCGCCGAACCGGTACGCGATGACATCACGGTCGTAGCGATCCGCAACGACGGCTGA
- a CDS encoding DUF4180 domain-containing protein has translation MTTELHGVPTMIVSPEGPPFTGEVDVTDLIGDAFGCAAELVVLPADRLPAEFFTLRSGIAGAIAQKFVNYHIRLVIIGDISEHVERSTALRDFVVETNRGRQLWFLPTLADLETRLAGSASAGAPDRHH, from the coding sequence GTGACCACCGAGCTGCACGGCGTACCAACTATGATCGTTTCGCCTGAGGGGCCGCCCTTCACCGGGGAGGTCGATGTGACCGACCTCATCGGCGACGCCTTCGGTTGTGCCGCTGAGCTGGTCGTTCTGCCCGCGGACCGGCTTCCGGCCGAGTTTTTCACCCTGCGGAGCGGCATCGCCGGCGCGATCGCCCAGAAGTTCGTGAACTACCACATCCGGCTCGTGATCATCGGCGACATCTCCGAGCACGTCGAGCGCAGCACCGCGCTGCGGGACTTCGTCGTGGAGACCAACCGCGGCCGGCAGCTCTGGTTCCTGCCGACCTTGGCCGATCTGGAGACGCGCCTGGCCGGTTCCGCTTCCGCTGGAGCGCCCGACCGGCATCACTGA
- a CDS encoding 4-coumarate--CoA ligase family protein produces MFRSPFPDVAVPDATIPQHVLGGAAARGDAPALIDGRTGQTVTYAHLAYQVERLSAGLAEAGLRPGDVLAIFSPNTLLYPVVFHAALAAGATVTTVNALATPTDLASQLHDSKARFLVTVSPFLDRVTASQTQIPVFVCDQAEGYRSVSELLASTAPAPVVDLDPATAVATLPYSSGTTGVAKGVMLTHRNIVANVEQAQVPISYADDDRVIAILPFFHIYGLTVLMNMVLARGGALVILPRFDLAEFLGALAAHKVTRAMVAPPVVLALAKHPSVADYDLSALDVVFSGAAPLDGDLAAACAARLGCAVQQGYGMTELSPVTHAQPYGAQQNKAGSIGPLLPNTEARVVDVATGTDAGVGESGELLIRGPQVMLGYLGRPDETAATIDADGWLHTGDLGMVDADGDWYILDRVKELIKYKGYQVPPAELEAVLLNHPGIADAAVIAGHDADGEEIPHAFVVAATGSALTASDVIEYVSGRVAPYKKVRAVTFVDAIPKSASGKILRKDLRATL; encoded by the coding sequence ATGTTCCGCAGTCCGTTCCCCGACGTCGCCGTTCCGGACGCCACCATCCCGCAGCACGTCCTCGGCGGCGCTGCCGCACGGGGGGACGCTCCGGCGCTCATCGACGGCCGGACCGGGCAGACCGTCACGTACGCGCACCTGGCGTACCAGGTGGAGCGGCTGTCGGCCGGGCTGGCCGAGGCGGGCCTGCGCCCCGGGGACGTGCTGGCGATCTTCAGCCCCAACACGCTGCTGTACCCGGTCGTGTTCCACGCGGCGCTGGCCGCCGGCGCGACCGTGACCACGGTGAACGCCCTCGCGACGCCGACCGACCTGGCCTCGCAGCTGCACGACTCGAAGGCGCGGTTCCTCGTGACGGTGTCGCCGTTCCTGGACCGGGTGACAGCGTCGCAGACGCAGATCCCCGTCTTCGTCTGCGACCAGGCGGAGGGCTACCGGTCGGTGAGCGAGCTGCTCGCCTCGACGGCACCGGCGCCGGTGGTGGACCTCGACCCGGCCACCGCCGTCGCGACCCTGCCCTACTCCAGCGGCACGACCGGCGTGGCCAAGGGCGTCATGCTCACCCACCGGAACATCGTGGCCAACGTCGAGCAGGCGCAAGTGCCGATCAGCTACGCCGATGACGACCGCGTGATCGCGATCCTGCCGTTCTTCCACATCTACGGCCTGACCGTGCTGATGAACATGGTGCTGGCCCGGGGCGGCGCACTGGTGATCCTGCCGCGCTTCGACCTCGCGGAGTTCCTCGGCGCCCTCGCAGCCCACAAGGTCACCCGGGCGATGGTCGCGCCGCCGGTGGTCCTGGCGCTCGCCAAGCACCCCAGCGTCGCCGACTACGACCTCTCCGCTCTGGACGTGGTCTTCTCCGGCGCGGCCCCGCTCGACGGCGACCTCGCCGCCGCCTGCGCCGCCCGGCTCGGCTGCGCGGTCCAGCAGGGCTACGGCATGACCGAGCTGTCCCCGGTCACCCACGCCCAGCCCTACGGGGCACAGCAGAACAAGGCCGGCTCGATCGGCCCGCTGCTGCCGAACACCGAGGCGCGCGTCGTCGACGTCGCGACCGGCACGGACGCCGGCGTGGGGGAGAGCGGCGAACTGCTGATCCGGGGCCCGCAGGTGATGCTGGGCTACCTCGGCCGCCCCGACGAGACCGCGGCCACCATCGACGCCGACGGCTGGCTGCACACCGGCGACCTGGGCATGGTCGACGCCGACGGCGACTGGTACATCCTCGACCGGGTCAAGGAGCTGATCAAGTACAAGGGCTACCAGGTGCCGCCCGCCGAACTGGAAGCGGTGTTGCTCAATCACCCCGGGATCGCCGACGCGGCCGTGATCGCCGGGCACGACGCCGACGGCGAAGAGATCCCGCACGCCTTCGTCGTCGCCGCTACCGGCTCCGCCCTGACCGCGTCCGACGTCATCGAGTACGTGTCCGGTCGCGTCGCGCCCTACAAGAAGGTGCGAGCGGTCACGTTCGTCGACGCGATCCCGAAGAGCGCGTCCGGCAAGATCCTGCGCAAAGACCTCCGCGCCACCCTCTAA
- a CDS encoding NAD-dependent protein deacetylase — protein MGAVRRTARQHGCVIDAQLDALARLAGEGAVVALSGAGLSTESGIPDYRGPSGVARRHTPMTYQTFVGDPLARRRYWARSHLGWRQIARAEPNVGHRAVAALEASGVLDGIVTQNVDGLHQAGGARSVIELHGNLDRIVCLACGEGTPRDRHDDRLRVANPGFDAEILAVNPDGDVDLDDSALDGFLPVDCTTCLGGVLKPDVVFFGEAVPVDRVRDSYALVEGARLLLVLGSSLTVMSGRRFVLRAAKLGIPVAIVNQGETRGDAYADLRVDAPLGVVLPQLAARITALPVASSR, from the coding sequence ATGGGTGCGGTTCGGCGTACGGCGAGGCAGCATGGATGCGTGATCGATGCTCAGCTGGACGCCCTCGCCCGTCTCGCCGGGGAGGGTGCCGTCGTCGCGCTCAGCGGCGCCGGGCTGTCCACCGAATCGGGCATACCCGACTATCGCGGACCGAGTGGCGTGGCGCGACGGCATACGCCGATGACGTATCAGACGTTCGTCGGCGATCCGCTCGCCCGGCGCCGCTATTGGGCGCGGAGCCATCTGGGGTGGCGGCAGATCGCCCGAGCGGAGCCGAACGTGGGGCACCGGGCGGTCGCCGCGCTGGAGGCGTCGGGCGTACTCGACGGGATCGTGACGCAGAACGTCGACGGACTTCACCAGGCGGGCGGTGCCCGGTCCGTCATCGAACTGCACGGCAACCTCGACCGCATCGTCTGCCTCGCCTGCGGTGAGGGCACCCCTCGCGACCGGCACGACGACCGGCTGCGTGTGGCGAATCCCGGGTTCGACGCGGAGATCCTCGCGGTGAATCCGGACGGCGACGTCGACCTCGACGACTCCGCCCTCGACGGCTTCCTTCCGGTGGACTGCACGACTTGTCTCGGCGGCGTCCTCAAGCCCGACGTCGTCTTCTTCGGCGAAGCCGTCCCCGTCGACCGCGTACGCGACAGCTACGCGCTCGTCGAAGGCGCGCGCCTGCTGCTCGTGCTGGGGTCGTCGTTGACGGTCATGTCCGGTCGCCGGTTCGTGCTGCGTGCGGCGAAGCTGGGCATTCCGGTGGCGATCGTCAACCAGGGCGAGACCCGCGGAGACGCGTACGCCGACCTCCGGGTCGACGCACCTCTCGGTGTCGTGTTGCCGCAGCTGGCGGCCCGGATCACGGCGCTGCCGGTCGCCAGTTCGCGATGA
- a CDS encoding GNAT family N-acetyltransferase, which produces MSGTGGLEKFLTEWLGEWPGTPGLTIVGSALRTQPGWDGSVREVVGVRTPDGGVLSVPPDLADAVRSGVRDWAEVDSRLPAALGRPDARAFAGVFRWSTEPAALPDAGEWVPITDPRVPLWLHPFGGDALIAFAENGAYAAGVGIKRHNAAGMEISVGTEEAYRGQGLAARLVAQAARWILAAGAVPIYLHDPANVASDRTALRAGFPDEGWKIIGVFG; this is translated from the coding sequence ATGAGCGGCACGGGTGGGCTGGAGAAGTTCCTCACCGAGTGGCTGGGCGAGTGGCCCGGCACCCCGGGATTGACGATCGTCGGCAGCGCGCTGCGTACGCAGCCCGGCTGGGACGGTTCCGTGCGCGAGGTCGTCGGCGTGCGTACGCCCGACGGCGGGGTGTTGTCGGTCCCACCTGATCTGGCCGACGCGGTGCGGTCCGGCGTACGCGACTGGGCCGAAGTGGACAGCCGCCTCCCGGCAGCGCTCGGTCGGCCTGACGCCCGCGCCTTCGCGGGAGTGTTCCGGTGGTCCACCGAGCCGGCCGCCCTTCCCGACGCGGGCGAATGGGTGCCGATCACCGATCCCCGTGTCCCGCTGTGGCTGCACCCGTTCGGTGGCGACGCCTTGATCGCGTTCGCCGAGAACGGCGCGTACGCCGCCGGCGTCGGGATCAAGCGGCACAACGCGGCCGGGATGGAGATCTCGGTCGGCACCGAGGAGGCGTACCGGGGGCAGGGGCTGGCCGCGCGCCTGGTCGCGCAGGCCGCGCGATGGATCCTGGCCGCCGGGGCGGTGCCGATCTACCTTCACGACCCGGCGAACGTCGCCTCCGACCGGACGGCGCTGCGCGCCGGTTTCCCCGACGAGGGCTGGAAGATCATCGGCGTCTTCGGCTGA
- a CDS encoding STAS domain-containing protein: MATHTARVVGDDCVVTLSGEIDMSNSSEVETWLNEAIERNGCSRLEVDLGPLDFLDSFGIRALLRGRERADSAGVAYRLTNPNALVERILRTLGLYDHLATW, translated from the coding sequence TTGGCGACGCACACCGCGCGCGTGGTGGGCGACGACTGTGTCGTCACCTTGTCCGGGGAGATCGACATGTCGAACTCCAGCGAAGTCGAGACCTGGCTGAACGAAGCCATCGAGCGCAACGGCTGCAGCCGGCTCGAAGTGGACCTCGGCCCGCTGGACTTCCTCGACTCCTTCGGCATACGGGCGCTGCTCCGCGGCCGGGAACGAGCTGACTCCGCCGGGGTGGCGTACCGGCTGACGAACCCGAACGCGCTGGTCGAACGAATCCTGCGAACCCTAGGCCTCTACGACCACCTCGCCACCTGGTAA